In a single window of the Roseiconus lacunae genome:
- a CDS encoding efflux RND transporter periplasmic adaptor subunit has protein sequence MNQPPLDLSQLAIDRQVGKNELDDSMVASGRQNSRYPRRTSKWVSRVLLPGAILTGFVVMLAMTAGRQLLPKTAVSVTPVIVRRGEAPRSATPLFQAAGWIEPRPTSVSVPSLASGVIEELMVIEGQLVEKEEVIARLIDVDAEIAIDQAKARLALRESECQRAEAELRAARARLEKPLHLKTPLTEAQSLLAKALTERETLPFEIQTAQANVDYTRSSLEGKQDAGAAIATVVIRQAQRDFAAAKSKLEERRTRGINLDREIEALRARLEVLSEQLELLIEERRQVAEAEANVGSAHAVRDEAKLELKLAELTLQRTKIRAPISGRILQLVALPGTRVSGLQQSSGHQSSTVVEMYDPSRLQVRADVRLEDLPLVTPGAPVKIETASSKESIEGRVLQPTSSANIQKNTLEVKVEILAPPETLRPEMLVTATFLAPELVNRTEPLADARQIFVPKSLVRSGDEGDFVWIVDSENKAIRRVVETGASGDDGLILVTSGLMVTDKLISSHVETIRDGAYVTLRGEDLQLGVE, from the coding sequence ATGAATCAACCACCACTCGATCTCAGTCAATTGGCCATCGATCGTCAAGTTGGTAAAAACGAACTCGACGACAGCATGGTCGCATCGGGTCGGCAGAACTCAAGATATCCACGTCGCACGTCAAAGTGGGTGTCGCGTGTGTTGCTACCCGGAGCGATCTTGACAGGGTTTGTTGTCATGCTGGCGATGACCGCCGGACGACAATTGCTGCCTAAGACGGCCGTGTCGGTGACCCCGGTGATCGTTAGACGAGGTGAAGCTCCTCGTTCAGCAACGCCGTTGTTTCAAGCTGCCGGTTGGATCGAACCACGCCCCACGTCCGTCAGCGTCCCTTCGTTGGCGTCCGGCGTGATCGAAGAATTGATGGTGATCGAAGGACAATTGGTTGAAAAAGAGGAGGTGATCGCACGACTGATCGATGTCGATGCCGAAATCGCCATCGATCAGGCTAAAGCAAGGTTGGCGCTCCGGGAAAGTGAATGTCAACGAGCCGAGGCAGAACTTCGGGCCGCTCGCGCACGCTTGGAAAAGCCGTTGCATTTGAAGACACCGTTGACCGAAGCGCAAAGCTTGCTCGCGAAGGCCCTGACCGAACGTGAAACATTGCCATTTGAGATTCAAACCGCTCAAGCCAATGTCGACTACACACGCAGTAGTCTTGAAGGCAAGCAAGATGCCGGGGCTGCGATCGCCACAGTTGTGATTCGACAAGCCCAACGGGATTTTGCCGCGGCAAAATCAAAATTGGAAGAGCGACGCACCCGCGGGATAAATCTTGATCGCGAAATCGAAGCCTTACGCGCACGCCTCGAAGTCCTTTCGGAGCAACTTGAATTGCTGATCGAAGAACGACGGCAAGTCGCGGAGGCAGAAGCGAACGTCGGATCCGCTCATGCGGTTCGTGATGAAGCCAAACTTGAGCTCAAGCTTGCCGAACTGACCCTTCAGCGAACCAAGATTCGTGCCCCCATCAGTGGGCGCATCTTGCAACTGGTTGCGTTGCCCGGCACACGCGTATCGGGACTGCAACAAAGTTCAGGACACCAGTCGAGCACGGTGGTTGAAATGTACGATCCTAGTCGTTTGCAAGTACGTGCCGACGTTCGATTAGAGGATCTACCACTGGTGACACCGGGAGCACCGGTCAAAATCGAAACCGCCTCGTCGAAAGAGTCGATCGAGGGCCGTGTCCTGCAACCGACCAGTTCGGCAAACATTCAAAAGAATACGCTGGAAGTCAAAGTCGAGATTCTCGCCCCGCCAGAAACGCTACGGCCGGAAATGTTGGTGACGGCGACTTTTCTGGCACCTGAGTTAGTTAACCGTACGGAACCACTCGCCGACGCGCGACAGATCTTTGTCCCAAAATCCTTGGTTCGATCTGGCGACGAGGGGGACTTTGTTTGGATCGTCGATAGCGAAAACAAAGCGATCCGCCGCGTGGTCGAAACCGGAGCGTCTGGTGACGACGGTTTGATCTTGGTGACGTCGGGGTTGATGGTGACCGACAAGCTGATCAGCTCGCACGTCGAGACGATTCGCGACGGGGCCTACGTGACGCTTCGCGGTGAAGACCTACAATTAGGAGTCGAGTAG
- a CDS encoding ABC transporter ATP-binding protein encodes MPLVELRRVSKRFTKGDETIVPLDDVSLSIQEGEFVSLMGPSGTGKSTLLNLVSGIDRPDAGEIEVAGTEITNLSRSRLADWRATNLGYIFQTHNLIPVLTAYENVELPTLLLKLSASERRQRVELALEAVGLSDRADHYPRQLSGGQEQRVGIARAIVAHPKVVVADEPTGSLDGTTSAQVQQLLQRLNQELGITLLMVTHDSEVARIATRQLTLDRGKFLEAVTMT; translated from the coding sequence ATGCCATTAGTCGAACTACGTCGGGTAAGTAAACGATTCACCAAAGGGGACGAGACCATCGTACCTTTGGACGATGTTTCGCTTTCGATTCAGGAAGGTGAGTTTGTTTCTCTGATGGGCCCCAGCGGGACGGGAAAGAGCACGCTGCTCAATTTGGTCAGCGGGATCGATCGACCGGACGCCGGTGAGATCGAAGTTGCCGGAACAGAGATCACCAATTTGTCGAGAAGCCGGTTAGCCGATTGGCGTGCGACCAATTTGGGTTACATCTTTCAAACACACAATTTGATCCCGGTTTTAACCGCATATGAGAACGTCGAACTGCCCACGCTGCTGCTAAAGCTCTCTGCATCTGAACGTCGTCAACGTGTCGAATTAGCTCTCGAAGCCGTCGGGCTTTCTGATCGGGCGGATCATTATCCGCGACAACTCTCCGGTGGACAAGAACAACGGGTTGGAATCGCGAGGGCAATCGTAGCCCACCCGAAAGTCGTCGTCGCTGATGAACCGACCGGCAGTCTTGACGGAACAACGAGTGCCCAAGTTCAACAATTGCTGCAACGCCTCAATCAAGAACTGGGGATTACCTTGCTGATGGTTACCCACGACTCAGAAGTTGCGAGGATCGCGACAAGACAATTGACACTGGATCGTGGCAAGTTCCTCGAAGCCGTGACGATGACTTAG